AACTCAATCAACGTCTGCAACAATCCCTGCGCATCCTGCAAATGTCCGGCATCGAACTCGAACGCGAGGTCGAAGACTGGTTGCAGGACAATCCCCTGCTCGAACGTCCCGAAACCGACGAATTTGCCGACGCAGAGTTCAATCACGGCACCACCATACCGCGCAGCAACCACCTCGGCGGCGACGATGCCGAAGACGCGTGGCTCAACATCGCCAAAGAAGAAGATTTCAACCAATACCTGCACTCCCAAGTGTGCGAACACCCCCTTTCCGACAAAGAAGCCGCCTACGTCCACATCCTTATCGACTTCCTGGACGACCAAGGCTATTTCACCGACAGCATTCAAGACCTTATCGACAACACACCCTTGGAATGGATGCTGGACGAAGACGAACTGCAAAACGCCCTCGACCTTTTGCAGACCTTCGACCCGCCCGGCGTTGCCGCCGCCGACCTGACCGAATCCCTGATGCTCCAACTCATGCGCCTGCCCGCCAGCCCCGCGCGTCAGGCGGCCGCCCACCTCATCCAAAGTTCGCTGCACGATTTGGGCAAAAACCGCAAACAAAACATCATCCGCTTCCGCAAACTCTTTCCCGAAATCGACAGCGAAACCATAGAAGCCGCACTCGACATCATCGCCACGCTCAACCCCTACCCCGCCTACGGTTTCGCCTCCTCCGAACCGACCGCTTACATCCAGCCCGACGTTTGGGTCAAAGAAGGCAAAGACGGCTGGAAAGTCATCGGCAACGAAGCTGCCTGGCCCAAACTGCAACTCAACCGCGAATACTGTGAACTCATGAAATCCGCAGAAGACGGCGCACCCGAGTGGAAAGAAAAAATCAACGAAGCCAAGCAGCGCATCGACTCCCTCGAACTGCGCAAAAGCACCGTCATCCGCCTTGCCGAATACATCGTCAAAAATCAGGAAGACTTCTTCATCTTCGGCGAAATCGGACTCGCGCCCATGCTCATGAAAGACGCAGCCGCCGAATTGGGGCTTGCCGAAAGCACCATTTCGCGCGCCGCCAACCAAAAATATTTGTCTTGCCCGCGCGGACTATTTGCGTTACGCTATTTCTTCACACAGGCAGTCAATTCCGAAGGCGACAAAGAAGGCCTGAGCCAAGGCGCGATTAAAGCCGTTTTGGGGCAGATTATCGAAAACGAAGACAGCAGCAAACCCCATTCCGACGAAACCCTTGTCCGCCTCCTCAAACAACAGGGCATAGACATCGCCCGCCGCACCGTCGCCAAATACAGGGAATCGCTCGACATCCCGCCGGCACACAAACGCAAACTTACCGAATGACAGTTTTAAACCGCAGTTTTCCCGTTCCGTTTCTGACGGACTGAACCCCACCGAAGGAGCTGTATTATGAATCTGAAAATCACCGGTCTGAATTTCGACGTTACCGAGGCCATCAAAAACTACGTTTCCGAAAAATTGGAACGCATCAACCGCCACGCAGCCAACGCCATTTCCGTTACCATCACCCTTTCTGTGGAAAAACTCAATCAACAGGCTGAAGCAGACATCCATCTGGCGGGCAAAGACCTCCACGTCGAGGCCGTTGAACAAGACATGTACGCCGCCATTGATGTTCTGATGGACAAGCTCGACCGTGCAGTGCTGAAACATAAAGAAAAAAGCGGCGATGTCCGCAACACGGTAAAACCTGCCGCAGAATAGTTCACAATCCTAAAGGTCGTCTGAAAACCTATTTTCAGACGACCTTTACATTAAATTTCCTTTTGCGGTACCAACCCGCACATCACCCAATCTCATCAACTCGCTTCTGAATTTCTTACCCATAGTGGATTGAATTTAATAGAACACGGCAAAGCCGCCCCATTCCATTATAGTGGATTATAGTCAATTAAAATCAAAATAGGACAGTAGCGCATCGTCAAATCGGGCGTAATCAGACAATACGGTTCGCAGATACCGCTTAATATTCGCCCACACCTTCTCAATCGGGTTGAGCTCAGGTGAATAAGGTGCAAGAGGCAATACCTTATGTCCCCATTTTTCCGCCATTTCCCGTAAAACACCCATACGGTGAAATCGTGCATTATCTAAAATAATCACCGATTTTTGAGTCAATGCAGGCAGTAGGCATTGCTGAAACCACGCTTCAAAAAAGACTCCGGTCATCGTATTTTGATAAACCATCGGAGCAATCAGCCGGTTGCCGACTTGTGCGGACACCAGAGATAAGCGTCGGTATCTTTTTCCACTTATCTGCGCTTTCACTATTTGCCCTTTCTGGCTGCGGGCATAGGGACGGAACAGGTAGCGGTCAAATCCTGTTTCATCCAAATAAACACGTTGGTAGTCGGAAAATTCGGCCAGCTGTGTCAAATAATGCGTTACTTTGGCCGGGTCTTGTTCTTTGTAAGTGGTGGTCTTTTTTTGCGCGTCATCCCCATCTGTTTGAGTGCATAGCAAACGGCGGCTGGCGTACAATCAAAATGTTTGGCGATTTCATGCAGATAGGCATCCTGGTGTTGCTCAACATATTGAGCCAGTTTTTGCCTATCCAATTTGACGGCATTTAGACCGGTAACTTGATGTTTTAGGCTGCCTGTTTGTTTTTTAAGGCGAATCCACAGGTAAAGCGTGTTTCTTGACAAGTTAAATGTTGCTGCGGTTTGGCTGATGTTTTTGCATTGTTCGTAATAGTTTAAAGCTTTGTTTCTTAAGTCCGCAGAGTATGCCATGGTTAAACCTTCAAAGTTGAGTATTGTACTATTTTGTTTTTAATTGACTATAAAATTGCAATGATACGGCGTTGCCAACGCCCTTATGTACTACCCGTACACGGCAGGCGTTGCCGCCTTGTCTCATTTTTATTTTAATCCACTATAAAACCCATCCACATATGACCCAAAATCCAACACATCCCACCTCAATGCCTTATCCCGCCACCCGCCCACTTGCATGAAAACGGAATGAAAGATAACATTCCCCTCCTTGCAGCTGGGATAAAATATATGTTGCAATCGCCGGGCAGTCGGGTAAAAGTGCAAAATGATTCCACACAGCGTCACCGCTTTAACATTCAGCACATTTTAAAACATTAGAAATTAAAACCGCCCGCTGCCGACCTATTCATTTACTTTCATTCAGGTAGTTTATTCATGGATCAAAATAACACTCCATACCCTAATGTACCCAACGACACTGCTGTCATGACCGTCAAGGATTGGATCATCACATTCCTGATACTCGCCATTCCTATCGTAGGCCTTGTCATGATATTTGTCTGGGCATTTGGGGACGGTAACAAAAACCGCAAACACTTCATGCAAGCTTATTTGTGGCTTATGCTGGTTTGTTTCATTATCATGATTCCACTAGTATTTTTTGTAATGACACGCTTTCCTGCCGCAGTAATGCAGCAACAAAATTTTGGGCAGCCTGCATATGAAGCACCAATGAACAACATGCCTTCTGAAAAATTTGATACCAACAGCCTCCCTGAGCAAGAACCATCTGCCGACGACATGTCGGAACAAGAAAACGAAGCTGCCTCAGAAGTTTCTGAAGAAGTTCCCGAAAACGCCGAAGCTGCCCAATAATCAGAATTTGCCCCGGCAAGTCAAAAGGTCGTCTGAAACAGATTTCAGACGACCTTTTAGCATGAATCAATACTGACTAATATAGTGGATTAAATTTAAATCAGGACAAGGCGACGAAGCCGCAGACAGTACAGATATTACAGCAAGGCGAGGTAACGCCGTCCTAGTTTAAAGTTAATCCACTATAACTCACGATACACCCGCTTTTCAGACGACCCCTCACAAAGTCTCCGCCTGAAACCACGTTTTGCTGTTGGCGGTGCATTCGAGGATGCGCCAGTCGTAGGTTTGGCTGAGGCGTTCGGCGTGCATGATGTCGGCGGTTGCGCCTGCGGCGGTGATGCTGCCGTTTTTCATCAAGGTGATGTGGCTGGCGTAGTGGGCGGCGAGGTTGAGGTCGTGCAGCACCATGACGACGGTCATGCCTTGTTCGGGCAAGGTGGTGAGGTGCTGCATCAGGCTGTGTTGATAGCGGACGTCGAGATGGTTGGTCGGTTCGTCGAGGAAGAGGACTTCGGCATCCTGCAACAGCGCGCGGATGACGGCGGCGCGTTGCTGTTCGCCGCCGGAGAGGGTTTGGATGCGTTTGTGTCGCAGGTCGGCGAGGTCGAAATGCTCGAGCAGGGATTGGGCGCGTCGGGTGTCTGCCTGTTTGGGTCGCCGATACCAGGCGAGTTGGGGGTATCGCCCGATGAGGACGTATTCGGAGAGTGTCATGGGGAGGTTGAAATGTTCGTGTTGCCCGACCCAGGCGATTTTATGCTGTCTGAGCGCGTCCTTCATGGGTGCTCCACACCAGCTTGCTTGCGGATGGTAGAGGAACTGTTTGAGCAGGGTGGACTTGCCCGCGCCGTTGGGGCCGATGACCGCGCTGACGGCGCATTTTGGAAATTCGGCGCGTTCCAAAGACAGGATGGTGCGTTTTCCGGCTTTGACGGTGCAGTTTTCGATGAGCAATGCCATGTCAGCTCCTTTGGTCTTTGACAATCAGCCACAGGAAAAACGGTCCACCCAAAATGGCGATGACGATGCCGACAGGCAGGTCGATGGGGTACACCACCCAGCGGGCAAACGTATCGGCGAGCAACATGAAAATCGAGCCGACGGCGGCGGACAGGATAATCAGGCGGGTGCGCGATCCGCCGACCACCTGCGCCAATACGTTGGGTATCATCATGCCGACGAAACCGATGATACCGCCGAGCGAGACGGCGGCGCCGGTCATCAAAGCCGCGCCGATGATGGTTGCCACGCGTGTGGCGGCGACGCTGATGCCCATGGTGTGTGCGGTTTCGTCACCCAAAAGCAAATAGTCGAGACGGCGGCCGACGGCGGTCAACACGACCAAGCCCGCCAGCATCACGCCGCCTGCGTAAGCCGGCGAAACAAAACCTGCTTCGGAGAAGCTGCCCGAGAGCCAAATCATGGCGCTGCGTAATGCCATGTCGTCTGAAAGGAAGAGAATCAGGCTGACCAACGCGCCGCACAAAGCGCTGACCACAAAACCCATGACCAACAGCCCCAGCTTGCCGCCGCCGACCAGACGGTGTCCGAGCAGAATCAGGATGCAGACGGCAAACGCGCCCGCAAATGCCGCCAGCGGTACGGCGATGTTCCAGCCCATCGCAATCGCCAGCACCACGCCCATCGCCGCGCCGCCCGACGTACCGATCAAGCTCGGGTCGGCAAGCGGGTTTTCAAACAATGCCTGCAACGCCGCGCCGCTGGCGGAAAGTGCCGCGCCGACCAGCAAAGCGACAAAAATACGCGGCAGGCGGATTTCCATCAGCACGGGATCGGCGGCAAGCGGATTGCTCCAGCCGCCCTCGCCCACTCCGGCGCAAAACCAAATCAGAAACAAAGATAAAACCGGCAACACCGGAAGCCATTTTTTCATGTTGTGATTCTTTGAAGAGTATTTCGGCAGCGGCTGCGAAACGCCGACGGATCCGTCGTTGCCCGTTTTCAGACGACCTGTTCACAATAAACGAACGCAGAACGCTGCTGCCTTCATGTGCATCTGTTCCGAAACAACGACGGCAAAAGAAGGTCGTCTGAAACCGACAAAAAGCCGGATTGCCCATCTGACTTCGCGTCATCACGCCACTTTCAGACGACCGCGCCTTATTTCCCTAAATCGTGCAGCTTGCGGACGATGTCGGGTGTGTAGAGGCCGTAGCGCATATAGTCGTCCGCCTGCCAGAACAAGATGCGTTTGTTTTTCCCGGCGGGGCTGGAAGCGATTTCGGGGCGCGTCATGATTTTGTCGAGGCCGCCGAGGGCTTTTTCATTGTGTTTGGCGATGATGATGACGTCAGGTTTCGCATTGAGCCAGCCTTCGCGCGAGAACGGTTTGAGTCCGTCCACCGAAGCCGCCGCGTTCGTCCCGCCGGCTAAGCGGATAAGCACGTCGCCGACAGTATTTTTACCCGCAACATAACGGCCGTCGTAGCTCAAGATGTAGCGTTTGCCGTTGGCAGGCTGCGCCTTGATGCTGTTTTTAAACTGCTGCACCAAAGCCTGCGCCTGCTTTTCCTTGCCCAACAATTTGCCGATGCGGACGAAACTTTGCTGGTATTGCTCCAGCGTTTCGTTTGAATTGACGTTTTCCGCTTTGACACCGGCGCGGCTGAGTTGGGCGTAAATGCCGTCAGGTTTCGCCATCCAGCTTCCGATGACCAAATCAGGCTTTTTGGCGATGATGGGTTCGGCGGAGAAATTGCGGTAAAAGCCGATGGACGGCGTGTTTTTATAGGCGGGGTTGCGGTTGAACTCGTGGATGCCGACGACTTCTTTGTCTGCACCGAGTTTCGCGGCGATGTCGGCAACGTCGGGGGTCAGGATAACGACGCGTTGCGCGGCGGCATGGGCGGCAAGCAGGGTCAGGACGGCGGCGATGATGTGTTTTTTCATGATGTTTCCGTATGGTTTGCGGGGTTTGGAGGTCGTCTGAAAACCGATGACAAGGTTTCAGACGAGGTGTTTGTTCAAAGAAAGATTACAGCCCGTACGTTTGGCGCACTTCGGCAATCAACGCGCGCCATGCTTCGGATTCCGCTTCGGCATCGGCAGGTCTGCCAAACAGTTGCAGCAACAAATTGCGGCGGTCGTCATAGGCCTCGATGCTGTGGACAATGCCGTTGCTGCCCGGACGGCGGAAGAACCAAAGTTCGGCGAGCTTGGCATCGTCGAGAGTTTGGTATCGTCGAGGAAGATATCTAGAGATTTAATGATATAGATTATCATTTTATTTCAATTTAAGGTCAACCTTCATCAAAAAGTAACGAAAAATCAAAGCAAATTGAGACAATGCCGCCTCGGTTTAATGAGACCTTTGCAAAATTCCTTTTCCCCCGACAACCGAAACCCCAAACACAGGTTTTCGTCTATTTCCGCCCCTAATTGCTCCTGATTTTACCCAAATGCCCCCTTAATCCTCACCGGATACCCCATAATCAGGCATCCGGGCCGCCTTTTAGGCGGCAACAGGCACACTTAGCCTGTTAGCCGCTTTCAACAGGTTTAAACACATCGCCTTCAGATGGCTTTGCGCACTCACTTTGAGCAGACCAAAATAGGCTGCCCGGGCGTAGCGGAATTTACGGTGCAGCGTACCGAAGCTTTGTTCGACCACATAACGGGTCTTCGACAAATATCGGTTGCGTTTGGTTTGCACTTCCGTCAGCGGACGGTTGCGGTGGGCTTTGCGCATAATGCCGTCCGGTAACCGATGCTCTTCCAGATGTTGCCGGTTTTCCTTGCTGTCATAGCCTTTATCGGCATAGACGGTCGTACCTTCGGCAATGCCCTTCAACAAAGGGGACAGATGGTTGCACTCATGGGTATTGGCGGGGGTAATGTGCAGTTTCTCGATATAGCCTTCCTCATCGGTGCGGGTATGTTGTTTGTAACCGAGTTTGTAGAGACCGTTTTTCTTTGTCCAACGGGCATCTTTGTCCTTACTCGGTGTGGTTTGGCTGCTGACTTGTCCTTCTTCATCGACTTCTATGGCCTGACGCTGTTTGCTGCCGGCGGTTTGAATAATGGTGGCGTCAATGACGGCGGCGGATGCCTTCTCTACTTTTAGGTTTTTTTCAGTCAGTTGGCGGTTAATCAGTTCCAGCAATTCGGACAGGGTGTCGTCTTGCGCCAGCCAGTTACGGTAGCGGCATAAGGTGCTGTAATCGGGGATGCTCAGTTCGTCAAAACGACAAAACAGGTTGAAATCGATGCGGATGATGAGGCTGTATTCGAGTTCGGGATCGGAGAGGCTGTGCCATTATCCGAGCAGGACGGCTTTGAACATGGACAACAGGGGATAGGCGGGACGGCCGCGGTGGTCTCTAAGGTAACGGGTTCTTTGACGATTCAGGTACTGTTCGATCGGTTGCCAATCAATCACCTGATCCAACTTCAATAGTGGGAAGCGGTCGATGTGTTTGGCGATCATGGCTTGTGCGGTTTGCCGGAAGAAGGTGCTCATGGGAAATCCCCTAAATGTCTTGATGGGAATTTAGGGGATTTTGGGGAATTTTGCAAAGGTCTCTTAATGTGAATCCGTCAAACCGCAAAAATGACGACAAAACCGACTCCTCCGCCCTTGCGCCAAGCCCCAACCTTTCGTCTAAACCCCTTATAAAAACAATACAATTCGGCTACAATAGCCCTTTGCATTTTTTCAGACGACCTTAGCGAAACGTCGTCTGAAACCGAAATACCGAAACCATAGAGAATCACAACATGACCGATTACAGCAAAACCGTAAACCTGCTCGAAAGCCCGTTTCCGATGCGTGGCAACCTCGCCAAGCGCGAGCCTGCGTGGCTGAAAAGCTGGTACGAGCACAAACGCTATCAAAAACTGCGCGAAATCGCCAAAGGCCGTCCGAAATTCATCCTGCACGACGGCCCGCCGTATGCCAACGGCGACATCCACATCGGTCATGCCGTCAACAAAATCCTCAAAGACATCATTATCCGCAGCAAAACCCAAGCCGGCTTCGACGCACCTTATGTGCCGGGCTGGGATTGCCACGGCCTGCCCATCGAAGTGATGGTGGAAAAGCTGCACGGCAAAGACATGCCCAAAGCGCGTTTCCGCGAATTGTGCCGAGAATATGCCGCCGAACAGGTTGCCCGCCAGAAAAAAGACTTCATCCGTCTGGGCGTGTTGGGCGACTGGGACAACCCCTACCTGACCATGGATTTCAAAACTGAGGCAGATACCGTGCGTATGCTCGGCGAAATCTACAAATCGGGCTATCTCTACCGCGGTGCGAAACCGGTTCAGTTCTGCTTGGACTGCGGCTCTTCGCTGGCGGAAGCAGAAGTGGAATACAAAGACAAAGTATCTCCTGCGATTGACGTTGCCTATCCGTTTAAAGACACCGCCGCGCTTGCCGCCGCATTCGGTTTGGCAGGCATCGAAGGTAAAGCGTTTGCCGTTATCTGGACGACCACGCCTTGGACGCTGCCTGCGAGCCAAGCCGTATCTGCGGGTGCGGACGTGGTGTATCAATTAATCGATACGCCCAAAGGCAAATTGGTGCTGGCGAAAGATTTGGCAGAAGACGCGCTCAAACGCTACGGT
Above is a window of Neisseria mucosa DNA encoding:
- the rpoN gene encoding RNA polymerase sigma-54 factor; this translates as MTLLGLKLRQTQQLNQRLQQSLRILQMSGIELEREVEDWLQDNPLLERPETDEFADAEFNHGTTIPRSNHLGGDDAEDAWLNIAKEEDFNQYLHSQVCEHPLSDKEAAYVHILIDFLDDQGYFTDSIQDLIDNTPLEWMLDEDELQNALDLLQTFDPPGVAAADLTESLMLQLMRLPASPARQAAAHLIQSSLHDLGKNRKQNIIRFRKLFPEIDSETIEAALDIIATLNPYPAYGFASSEPTAYIQPDVWVKEGKDGWKVIGNEAAWPKLQLNREYCELMKSAEDGAPEWKEKINEAKQRIDSLELRKSTVIRLAEYIVKNQEDFFIFGEIGLAPMLMKDAAAELGLAESTISRAANQKYLSCPRGLFALRYFFTQAVNSEGDKEGLSQGAIKAVLGQIIENEDSSKPHSDETLVRLLKQQGIDIARRTVAKYRESLDIPPAHKRKLTE
- the raiA gene encoding ribosome-associated translation inhibitor RaiA, producing the protein MNLKITGLNFDVTEAIKNYVSEKLERINRHAANAISVTITLSVEKLNQQAEADIHLAGKDLHVEAVEQDMYAAIDVLMDKLDRAVLKHKEKSGDVRNTVKPAAE
- a CDS encoding IS630 family transposase (programmed frameshift), whose translation is MAYSADLRNKALNYYEQCKNISQTAATFNLSRNTLYLWIRLKKQTGSLKHQVTGLNAVKLDRQKLAQYVEQHQDAYLHEIAKHFDCTPAAVCYALKQMGMTRKKRPTTYKEQDPAKVTHYLTQLAEFSDYQRVYLDETGFDRYLFRPYARSQKGQIVKAQISGKRYRRLSLVSAQVGNRLIAPMVYQNTMTGVFFEAWFQQCLLPALTQKSVIILDNARFHRMGVLREMAEKWGHKVLPLAPYSPELNPIEKVWANIKRYLRTVLSDYARFDDALLSYFDFN
- a CDS encoding ABC transporter ATP-binding protein, whose protein sequence is MALLIENCTVKAGKRTILSLERAEFPKCAVSAVIGPNGAGKSTLLKQFLYHPQASWCGAPMKDALRQHKIAWVGQHEHFNLPMTLSEYVLIGRYPQLAWYRRPKQADTRRAQSLLEHFDLADLRHKRIQTLSGGEQQRAAVIRALLQDAEVLFLDEPTNHLDVRYQHSLMQHLTTLPEQGMTVVMVLHDLNLAAHYASHITLMKNGSITAAGATADIMHAERLSQTYDWRILECTANSKTWFQAETL
- a CDS encoding iron ABC transporter permease, which encodes MKKWLPVLPVLSLFLIWFCAGVGEGGWSNPLAADPVLMEIRLPRIFVALLVGAALSASGAALQALFENPLADPSLIGTSGGAAMGVVLAIAMGWNIAVPLAAFAGAFAVCILILLGHRLVGGGKLGLLVMGFVVSALCGALVSLILFLSDDMALRSAMIWLSGSFSEAGFVSPAYAGGVMLAGLVVLTAVGRRLDYLLLGDETAHTMGISVAATRVATIIGAALMTGAAVSLGGIIGFVGMMIPNVLAQVVGGSRTRLIILSAAVGSIFMLLADTFARWVVYPIDLPVGIVIAILGGPFFLWLIVKDQRS
- a CDS encoding ABC transporter substrate-binding protein, with product MKKHIIAAVLTLLAAHAAAQRVVILTPDVADIAAKLGADKEVVGIHEFNRNPAYKNTPSIGFYRNFSAEPIIAKKPDLVIGSWMAKPDGIYAQLSRAGVKAENVNSNETLEQYQQSFVRIGKLLGKEKQAQALVQQFKNSIKAQPANGKRYILSYDGRYVAGKNTVGDVLIRLAGGTNAAASVDGLKPFSREGWLNAKPDVIIIAKHNEKALGGLDKIMTRPEIASSPAGKNKRILFWQADDYMRYGLYTPDIVRKLHDLGK